In Vicia villosa cultivar HV-30 ecotype Madison, WI linkage group LG7, Vvil1.0, whole genome shotgun sequence, the DNA window atgaACGCTAGTTGTTTAGTGGTTTGGTTTTATTGTTGAATAACTATGTTGATACATGAAGAGTAACTGTTGATGTTAATATGGTTATAAGTTGAAAAGATGTTATGTCATCAAAGTCGATTAATGTAGTTCCGCTGCTTAATGTTAATAAAGTGAATTCATGTGGTTTTAGTTCATCTGAGtatttgtgttatgtatctatgatagcATGATATTTTTGTTAAGTTGTATCGTAATACTCCAATTGTTTGTCAAAAAATAACTTTATAACTctgattttcttaataattattggggtagaattggggtgtgaCAGAAGCAATTTGACAAAaaacaagaaagaagagaaagaaaataaattgagAGTTATTGTGTAAAAACACTTACGtagaaaatactcattcaagataATCTTAAAACACAAAGAGTTATTGCTCATTATTTGTGTGTAAACATTTGTTCTTAACTTTGTTTCATTTGCTTATCTAGAAGCACTATTGTAAACACTTTCTATTGTAAATCTTTTGAGATTTGTTTTTTCTCAAGTGACTAGGTGATAGTTTGTATACTTGAGAGAGCTAAGGTGTTTTTCTAAACTCTTAGACGtttgtttgtaatctttcaagattagtggattaagtcatttttgaaggcgaaatcaccttagcGAGTAGAAAAGATTAGCCTTATTtaaggtgaacttgtataaaAAGATTATGTCACTTTTCTTTCTTAGCTTTCTTATCTTGATTATTTGTGTGAATAGTATTTCTAagcaaatttttttttgaaaacccaattcaaacccccccttttcttgtgtttttctcaatcTTAATGTTGCAGTCGACACAACTTCACCCTAAAATGTTTTAGGTAAATGCtttcctttcaacatacttctaactatattcatgatggttcggtTTTTCCTTTCTGCCATGGTGTGTAGGGTGGCACccctcatgcacaatcccttctttctcatATAACATGTTGAAGTCTTTCAACACATATTATCCACCACCATCAGTCCTCATAATCTTGAGatttcgaccactttgtctttcgatcATAGACTTAAACTTGGCAAATACCTCTATCACTTCGCTTTTCTTCGTGATTAGGTATGTCCATAGTTTTTAACTAAAATAATCTATGAATGTGACAGAGTATCTGTTATCTCCAATTGAGTTCACCTAGATAAGACCACATAAATAAGAGTATATGATTTCAAGAATTGCCTCCGACTTTCTTCCTGCATCCTTGTTGAATTAATTCTTGTATTGCTTTTCCTGCACATATTCTTCACACACATTGTTTGGAATGTCAATTTCTGGTAACCCTAAAAccatatttcttattttcaaatctctAATGTCTTTGAAGTTAAGATGTCCAAGTCGATTGTGACATATCCATTAATCCATGCTAGCTGCAGTCGCAAGGCACTTGTGATCCATCACATTAAGTTCAATATTGAAGGTTCTATTACGAGACATATGAGCCTCCAAGATTAACCTCCCCCTGAATCGACAACTCTCATAATCTCGTCTTTGATTGACACATTATAGTTCTTTTCTACCAACTTCTCTATACTGAGCAAGTTACTTTTCATGTCTGGTATATACAAAACATTGGAAATCACTGACCTTTTTTCATCTTTCCACATAATCAgaacatcaccaataccttcagctgctagagtattgtcatttgaaAATTTCAACATGGTCTTCATCGAGGGCTTTATGTTGACACACCAATCTTTCCTTCCAGACATGTGTTATGAGCATCCTGAGTCCAATTACCACTTTTCCTTGAATCTTTCTTCATttcttgttgtgaccatcaacatcatctcttcttcttcttcttcttcttcttcttcttcttcttcatgttttgcaaactttgcatcactttcttgattcttttgtttttctgGACAATTACTACAATAATGGCCAAACTTTTGACAATTGAAACACCGAATGTGACATTTTTTAAGTTTTCGACCACCATCTATTACTCTACCTGGATCACCAGCTCTTTGGTTGCTTTTTTATGGGAGGTTTTCTCTAATTCGACTAACTTCCTTCTTGCTAATTTCGACCAATCGAAATGTTGTAGCCTCCTATACTTTTGTTGCCATTTcaacttcctttgcctttcttttcttttgctaaCTGAGCCTGTAGAGCCACATCACTCTTCGATATCCCTGTAGCTCTTTTATcaattctttgttcatgagattcataAGCCCCTTGAAGCTCTTCCTTTATTAATGTTGATAAATCTTTCGACTCTTCTATGGCAATTGCTACATGGTTGAACTTTAGAGTCATTGATCTTAAGATCTTCGCAACAAATAatcttgatgtcaacacttctcCACATACCTTGATTAGATTCACTAATTTCGTAACTCTAGTGAataaatcagttatgctttcactttcttccatctgaagcaattcatacgttattttgtgagtttgtaacctcacatctttcaccttttgaGCGCCTCCAAACGATTTTTCCATAATTTCCCATTCTTCTTTCGCCTATTCAACATCACTCAATTATTCAAAATTATTTGGATGAACCGCATTCATGAAGTATAAATAGTGCTTtacaattcttcttcttcttcttcttcttcaattctttgtgtGTAGCCTTTTCTTCATCCATCTCATATTCTCCAAGCGGTGTTACTCCTTATTTCATAAGATACCAAAGATCTTGATAAAAAAAAACCTTTATCTGTTTGCACTAATTCTCATAATTCTGACCCTTAAGAATTGAGAGACTCGCCGGAAAACACCCATTCAAATGATTCATTTCCATCGTGTTTTCACTTTCCACAAACTGTTCGGCTAGGCTCTGATATCAGATGTTGGAATTACACTGAACCTATGGATAATTACGAagcaatcttgatgaacaagattcaaTCTCACTGATCGAATTCCCTCTTGTTCTTCACTCTTCACTCGAGTGAATCAACCAACATTGGTTACAAGATGATTGTGCTACACAATTGTTAATGGAAGAATAAAATAAAgatgaattgggaagaaagagaATTGGGGTTTGATCAAAATAAGGGAAAGAAGAAGAATTATTGCAGATTTTCTCTCCGCCCTTCAAACTGAAGTTTATTCTTTGCAATTGCAAGTTCAAGTGTACAATAatagggttactccctatttataaatTTTGGGGTTGCTTTCTCCCTAAGCAAAGTCTAAACTACCAAACCCAAAATACACAATTCTGTTAACTACAAAAACAAGCCTAAGTCAAAATTCTGTCGAGGCTACTCCTTCGGTAATGTGACAAACACAAATCGACACACACTAGGCTAATCAACACGACCTTGTTTCTGTCGAGCAACATGCTTCAACAAAAAGAATTACaatctcaacaaaaacaaaattaaaaactttaCCCAAGTGGGTCACAAATTCTAGCAGagaaaatggaaaagaaaaaaagggttTATTGAAAAACTTCGACCAATGTTACTATTAAGGTTTGGATTGATTGTGAAAAGTGAGTGGCTAAGTAGCACCGAAGTTGCTAGAAATTAAGGTTAGTGGTTTATATGTAGGATTTGGTGATGTCGTTACATAGATGGATGCATATAGTTTTAGCTTTGTTGCTGTTGTTACTTGTGTCGACAATGTCACAATGAACAACGATGTCATCGAGGGACTAATGCCATTATTTTTGACCCAGAGACAGGCCTTACCACTGTGGGAAGGGTTTGCAGCTAAAATGATAGAAGGGAAAAAGTTCATTATTGTTGTAGCTGAACTCCGTAGTTTTGTTtttcacaaagaaaaagaaaaattgcaAAGAAAGAGTTTATGTGACATTTCCTTTTCCCATGTGACTTTTTATCTTCATATGTATTGCATTCATTATTCTTTGAGTCTGACAATATTGAGCCTTATGTTTCTATTccaaatgttgtttatatttttgaaaGAGTAATTGCATTGAGCCGCAGATAAATAATAAAGTTATTAAGTAGTCATTATAGTAAATAAGTATGATAAGTTATGATAATTAAGAATTGTCATTAATTAAGTTAGTTAAATGAATTTAATCCAAAATAACCATAACTATTAACTTTCTAAGATAAATCCTAAAGAAGATATTGAAGATATTAGATTGTTTACCCCAATCAAGATGCTCTTAACTAACTACAGTATTAACTTAAATCCTAAAGAAAATATTGAAGATATTAAATTGTTTACCCCAATTAAGATGCTCTTAACTAACTATTAACTTGACATCTATAGATAGATAGATAATAATctttaattaacctaaaaaaataaCTTTCACAATAATTATGAATCATCTTCTAGAAGCACTATTATACAAACTCAACTACCACAAAAccgaaatatcacaaaaatatcaaaatttgtcGGTATCAAAATAACCAACATTATTATTTTTCCTGTACACCGAAAAAGCCAAAGCCACACAAATAAACAACTTTttgaatattaataatttaatatcaaaaacacaaaataaaataataatccgACAATTCCCTGCCACCTTCTTCTGTTCACAAATCCCTttcatttctatttctatttctcTCTCGTCGCTTCTGTTTTCTCTTTCCTCTCTGTGCCCAGATCCTCTTTCACAAAAAGAGGGTTTGTGCTGCCATCTCTAGGGTTTCCACCTTCCTCGGAGCTTCGAATTCTTCTCGCTGTTGAACAATTCGAAGCTTCGATAACACCAATCCTTTTCCCAATTGGTATTTCTCTTTAATCTTTGACACCATAGGGTTTCGGTGTCTTAAAGAGAACAATGACGCAGAAAATTCAGCTCAAGAAGGTCTTATTCTTTATTCTCTTTCTAATTCTATAAATTGTTACGTTATAATGAAAATTGGGACATAGGGTTGTAGAAAAAAAAGGGTACTTTTGAATATTTAATCGTtgaaaatcaaggtttttttttatttttctttcagttTTTTGTTATATTCCTATTGTTTTATtagattaattaatcaatcattaGGCTCTGTTCTTATTTGACTTTATCATTAATTAGCTTCTGTTTTGTGAACGTGtgcaataattttatttttctatctaATAATTATATCCGGTAAAAATAACTCAGAtacgttttttttttgtttgtatgcAAAGCAAAAAAGGATAATGTTTGACTCATGCATCATACTGTGTCATTAGAATGTTTACATGTTATGTTACTTTATGGAGTCTATTCATTTTTTTTAGAATGGTTATTTACTATTTTTGATGGTTTAGAATTCGAATAAATACTCTAGTTAAGTATGATATGTTTCTAGAGGTTTTGGTTAGAAAATTTTGATACGCATTGGCTCTGAGCTGACTGAATTGTATACAGATCATGAAATCTTTTGAGTTAATAACTTTCAGGATTCGAAAGAGTTGGAGTTTTTCACTGAGTATGGGGAAGCCAACAGATACAAGATTCTTGAGATTATTGGAAAGGGTAGCTATGGAGTTGTTTGTGCAGCGATTGACACGCACACTGGGGAAAAGGTTGCAATAAAGAAGATTCAGGATGCCTTTGAGCATATTTCTGATGCTATTAGAATCCTCCGTGAAGTCAAGTTGCTGAGGCTTTTAAGACACCCTGATATTGTAGATATTAAGAGGATCATGTTGCCACCATCAAAGAGAGAGTTTAGAGATATTTATGTGGTGTTTGAGCTTATGGAGTCTGATCTCCATCAAGTCATCAAAGCTAATGATGACCTGACCCGTGAACACCATCAGTTTTTTCTTTATCAGATGCTACGTGCATTGAAGTATATGCATTCGGGTATGTGCTGGTCTTTCTTTCTCATTGTTAGGACTGGATATGTATTCTCTGTGGTTTTTGTTATTGCTTTCAAATTTGGCTTTAAACTACTTCTAATTAAGTTTATGTTTGGTTGCAGCTAATGTGTACCACAGGGATCTTAAGCCAAAGAATATATTGGCAAACGCCAATTGTAAGCTCAAAATCTGTGATTTTGGACTTGCAAGAGTTGCATTTAATGATGctccaacatcaatattttggaCGGTATGCAATGTCATTTACACTCCCAAGAATGATCTTTTTAATGCTTCTGCAGTTATTTGCAAGAAGGTTTATCATCTGTTATTGTGATGCATCTTGCAGGACTATGTTGCTACAAGATGGTATAGAGCCCCAGAGCTGTGTGGATCATTTTCTTCCAAGGTATTAGTCTAGCTAGGAGATGTATATTTCTAATTCTTCTATGACATGATACGACTACTGTTTATCTTGACCAATATGGCATGGATCCATCAGCAGTTCAGCACTTATAATAGAGAAACACTCAATTTCATTGATATTATTATCAAGACATGTAACACCACTACAACTAATAATTTAATCTATTTGGATACTTTAGCATGTAGGGTTTTTTTTTAGTGTTCCTATGATAATGTACCTTAGCCCTTCTTAAACTTCATGTTAATCTTTTTACTGTACCTCAGAACTAGATATTGTTGTTTCCTTCTGGTTCTGAGACTCTTGAAGACTTGCTTTTCCTAACAATATAAACTTCTAGGTTTGACTTACTTTTGATAAAATGATTTTGGTAATTTGGCAAACTAATAAAATTGAATGCAACTGTCTTTCTGATTCATTCTACTCGGTTCTCCCCTTCTGTTATATACAGATTGCTGTAAACTGTTTAATTTTTGGGTGTTCCCCCCCTTCTGTTATAAATGCAACAGCGAAGCCACCATTGAACTTTCAACATTCTATTTTGGCCTGTTTGACTTAAAATATATATGATACGCCTTCTGTGTGTCAGTAAACTGTAATGCCTATAGATGATTATTGTTCAGGGAAAACTATTGTTGTCTCTGGGATGTTGAATTTTCTTTTGTACATATATATGTGCTGATTGTCAATGTCAATTGATCTGTCTGTTTCTTTTGAGTGGTATGGTTGGAATGTGTAATTGTTGTAACGTTCTGATATTGTTGGCATTTTGTCTGCAGTACACACCAGCAATTGATATATGGAGCATTGGATGCATTTTTGCTGAGGTGCTGTTGGGAAAGCCACTGTTTCCTGGTAAAAGTGTTGTGCATCAGTTAGATTTGATTACTGACCTTCTTGGGACACCATTGCCTGAAACTATTACAGGAGTATGGACTTCTCTTAGcataatcatttttttatttgatttaatttgtatgTAGTTAATATTTTCTCTCATGAACCTATATTCCTATTTAACTAGTATTTCCTTTATAAATTTTGCAGGTTAGAAATGATAATGCAAGGAAGTACTTGTCGGGAATGCGGAAGAAACCTCCTGTGCCATTTGAACACAAATTCTCAAATGCTGATCCATTGGCACTTCGCCTTTTGCAGAAGCTTCTAGCCTTTGATCCAAAGGATCGACCAACTGCCGAACAGGTATATGTTTATCTATATTGTCATGTATGTCAAAGCCCTATCTATGCAAGTACTTCCTCGAGACTCTTATAAGTAAAACTGATTGTACATTGCCCTTtctattcatttaatttttttgatgtaataaaaaatataaatgtatTCTCCAAACTACCCTTTCTCTTAATTTAATTTTCCATTGAAACTTCTCTTATGACAATATTAATTAATAAGTATAGGGGGAGTATCTATTTAATTGAGTGTTTATATTTATGTATAGGGGGAGTAtctatttgttaagtgtttttcAAGAACTATCCTTGAGGGCCCTCTTGTATTTCAAAACTACAAAAAGAACTATACTTGAGATGTTGTGTTGTCTGTGTTTATTGTATACCTGACATAATCCATTCCTCCTTTCTGTTGGCAGGCACTAGCTGATCCTTACTTCAAGGGCTTGGCAAGAGTTGAAAGAGAACCTTCTTGTAAGCCAATCTCAAAATTGGAATTTGAGTTTGAGAGGAGGCGTATAACAAAGGACGATGTTAGGGAACTAGTATATCGGGAAATACTGGAATATCATCCTCAACTGCTCAATGATTACATGAATGGAACTGAAAGTGCCAATTTTCTCTATCCTAGGTCAATATACACTTCTATTGATCATAGTATATCTTTGTTTCCGTTTTTCTGATGTTATTATTGATGCATGTATAATGAATGTTTATATGCAATGCAAATTATTTACGTTATTTGCCCTTCCAGTGCAATAGATCAATTAAGAAAACAATTTGCTTATCTTGAGGAAAATGATGGTAAAAGTGGACCTGTGCCTGCTCCTGAAAGAAAGCATGTCTCTGTTCCAAGGTAAAATCCATAAGAACCAAACACAGTGGCCTATGCCCTTGCTGTTTTTAACATTTAATAATTGATTACATGTTGAGTTTGTCAGAATTCTGTAGCTAAATATTTCTAGTGGTTATGTTGATATAATAATTCCTCTTTTGCAGGTCCACTGTTCACCCTAATTCGATTCTTCCCAGTAAGCAAATGGCAGAAGAGACATCTAATAAGAGTTTGAGAGGAGTTGGAGAAAATTTTGGAAATCAGATAAGGAGTGTACAGCCCCCACCACGGGTGCCAGGTATACAACTTATATATGCTCCACCTTGAGAGAGTATGGAGATATTGATGTTTATTATAGTATGATTTTTAATATCTTTAGGAATTATGATAGGATTGCATTTCTATTAAGGTATTTCATCTTTAATAAGTATCTATTTTTAGGATATTTATATTCTACCAAGGTTAAGTATCTAATTGGGTTTATCTTTTTATATTAGGATTTTTATGTTATGAATACCATTTAGGTGCCTTACTTAATTTAGGTTTTAATGATTAATTAGAATACATATATA includes these proteins:
- the LOC131620404 gene encoding mitogen-activated protein kinase 15-like produces the protein MTQKIQLKKDSKELEFFTEYGEANRYKILEIIGKGSYGVVCAAIDTHTGEKVAIKKIQDAFEHISDAIRILREVKLLRLLRHPDIVDIKRIMLPPSKREFRDIYVVFELMESDLHQVIKANDDLTREHHQFFLYQMLRALKYMHSANVYHRDLKPKNILANANCKLKICDFGLARVAFNDAPTSIFWTDYVATRWYRAPELCGSFSSKYTPAIDIWSIGCIFAEVLLGKPLFPGKSVVHQLDLITDLLGTPLPETITGVRNDNARKYLSGMRKKPPVPFEHKFSNADPLALRLLQKLLAFDPKDRPTAEQALADPYFKGLARVEREPSCKPISKLEFEFERRRITKDDVRELVYREILEYHPQLLNDYMNGTESANFLYPSAIDQLRKQFAYLEENDGKSGPVPAPERKHVSVPRSTVHPNSILPSKQMAEETSNKSLRGVGENFGNQIRSVQPPPRVPAKPGRVVGPVLHYEYERITKSSNDPRMVYPNTTQSVSTNNVRSTHPPNPNTTSNTHQDFSQDKNDFRSQQYNLQATSTTDLNNYPYRRRGSNNNLNDHVTTMDAKLLQTQSHIGVVGAAAVAVASHNHRYSRGGIQYSLS